The Deinococcus wulumuqiensis R12 genome has a window encoding:
- a CDS encoding NUDIX hydrolase: MSTTEYVHDLRALVGHAPVNLAGACALVLNSADEVLLQRRRDTGGWGTPGGIAELGEALEDTLRRELHEETGLRPLEVRLLTVVSGKETHVLLPGGDEFYQVTAVYVVPAWEGELAPDGSEGTELRFFPLDALPAGLGPVDRRALDLLRVCWGVE; encoded by the coding sequence ATGAGTACAACCGAATATGTCCATGACCTGCGGGCGCTGGTGGGACACGCCCCCGTCAACTTGGCCGGTGCCTGTGCCCTGGTGCTGAACTCGGCAGACGAGGTGCTGCTGCAACGCCGCCGCGACACGGGCGGCTGGGGAACACCCGGCGGGATTGCCGAACTGGGGGAGGCGCTGGAAGACACGTTGCGGCGCGAACTGCACGAGGAAACGGGCCTGCGGCCTCTGGAAGTTCGGTTGCTGACGGTGGTCAGCGGCAAAGAAACCCACGTGCTGCTTCCCGGCGGCGACGAGTTTTATCAGGTCACAGCGGTCTATGTGGTCCCGGCCTGGGAAGGCGAGCTTGCGCCGGACGGGTCAGAGGGCACGGAACTCCGCTTTTTTCCGTTGGACGCCTTGCCCGCCGGTCTGGGTCCGGTGGACCGCCGCGCCCTGGACCTGCTGCGGGTGTGCTGGGGCGTGGAATAG